A window of Corvus moneduloides isolate bCorMon1 chromosome 30, bCorMon1.pri, whole genome shotgun sequence contains these coding sequences:
- the DCTN2 gene encoding dynactin subunit 2 isoform X1, translating to MADPKYADLPGIARNEPDVYETSDLPEDDQAEFEAFAQELEELSSTSVEHLIINPNAAYEKFRDKRLGTEGVDFSDRIGRTRTTGYEAGEYEMLGEGLGAKETPQQRFQRLQHEVQELLRDVEQIQSSVKESGAEEELTPMALARQVEVLKQQLLSSHLEKVLGPGAAIDFADPEGALAKRLLQQLEVAKCSKATPGKGPARAPTPAGDAVTFELYWRPEQDQFAQSAKVSELEKRLAQLEAAVRCEPDSQNPLLVGLKGSSLMDTVQVLQAKVNILDVAVLDQVEARLQSVLGKVNEIAKHKATVQDADTQSKIHQLYETLQSWDAVASALPDVVQRLVTLRDLHEQATQFGQVLVHLDTTQQEIAGALKDNAVLLAEVQKTMKDNLAIVEDNFADIDARIKRLQK from the exons ATGGCCGACCCCAAGTACGCCGACCTGCCCGGCATC GCCCGGAACGAGCCCGACGTCTACGAGACCAGTGACCTGCCCGAGGATGACCAGGCTGAGTTCGAGGCG TTTGCACAA GAGCTG gaggagctgagcagcaccagcGTGGAGCACCTGATCATCAACCCCAACGCCGCCTACGAGAAGTTCCGGGACAAGCGCCTGGGCACCGAGGGTGTGG ATTTCTCTGACCGCATCGGCCGGACGAGGACGACGGGTTATGAGGCCGGAGAGTATGAGATG CTGGGTGAGGGTCTTGGTGCCAAGGAGACGCCGCAGCAGCGATTCCAGCGGTTGCAGCACgaggtgcaggagctgctccgggACGTGGAGCAGATCCAG AGCTCGGTGAAGGAGTCGGGGGCTGAGGAGGAGCTCACACCCATGGCCCTGGCCAGGCAGGTGGAggtgctgaagcagcagctgctcagctcccacCTGGAGAAGGTGCTGGGCCCTGGTGCCGCCATTGACTTTGCTGACCCCGAGGGTGCCCTGGCCAA gcggctgctgcagcagctggaggtggcCAAGTGCAGCAAAGCGACCCCGGGGAAGGGCCCCGCCCGGGCCCCCACCCCCGCCGGCGATGCTGTCACCTTCGAGCTCTACTGGAGGCCGGAGCAGGACCAGTTTGCCCAGTCTGCCAAG gtgTCGGAGCTGGAGAAGCgtctggcacagctggaggcgGCCGTGAGGTGTGAGCCCGACAGCCAG AACCCACTGCTGGTGGGGCTGAAGGGCTCCAGCCTCATG gacacggtgcaggtgctgcaggcCAAGGTGAACATTCTGGATGTGGCTGTGCTGGACCAGGTGGAGGCTCGGCTGCAG AGCGTCCTGGGGAAGGTGAACGAGATCGCCAAGCACAAGGCCACGGTGCAGGACGCCGACACCCAGAGCAAG ATCCACCAGCTGTATGAGAcgctgcagagctgggatgctgTGGCCAGTGCCCTGCCCGACGTGGTGCAGCGCCTGGTGACCCTGCGGGACCTGCACGAGCAAG CCACCCAGTTCGGGCAGGTGCTGGTGCACCTGGACACGACGCAGCAGGAGATCGCGGGGGCTCTCAAGGACAATGCGGTGCTGTTGGCCGAG GTGCAGAAGACGATGAAGGACAACCTGGCCATCGTCGAGGACAACTTCGCCGACATCGATGCCCGCATCAAGCGGCTGCAGAAGTGA
- the DCTN2 gene encoding dynactin subunit 2 isoform X3 gives MADPKYADLPGIARNEPDVYETSDLPEDDQAEFEAEELSSTSVEHLIINPNAAYEKFRDKRLGTEGVDFSDRIGRTRTTGYEAGEYEMLGEGLGAKETPQQRFQRLQHEVQELLRDVEQIQSSVKESGAEEELTPMALARQVEVLKQQLLSSHLEKVLGPGAAIDFADPEGALAKRLLQQLEVAKCSKATPGKGPARAPTPAGDAVTFELYWRPEQDQFAQSAKVSELEKRLAQLEAAVRCEPDSQNPLLVGLKGSSLMDTVQVLQAKVNILDVAVLDQVEARLQSVLGKVNEIAKHKATVQDADTQSKIHQLYETLQSWDAVASALPDVVQRLVTLRDLHEQATQFGQVLVHLDTTQQEIAGALKDNAVLLAEVQKTMKDNLAIVEDNFADIDARIKRLQK, from the exons ATGGCCGACCCCAAGTACGCCGACCTGCCCGGCATC GCCCGGAACGAGCCCGACGTCTACGAGACCAGTGACCTGCCCGAGGATGACCAGGCTGAGTTCGAGGCG gaggagctgagcagcaccagcGTGGAGCACCTGATCATCAACCCCAACGCCGCCTACGAGAAGTTCCGGGACAAGCGCCTGGGCACCGAGGGTGTGG ATTTCTCTGACCGCATCGGCCGGACGAGGACGACGGGTTATGAGGCCGGAGAGTATGAGATG CTGGGTGAGGGTCTTGGTGCCAAGGAGACGCCGCAGCAGCGATTCCAGCGGTTGCAGCACgaggtgcaggagctgctccgggACGTGGAGCAGATCCAG AGCTCGGTGAAGGAGTCGGGGGCTGAGGAGGAGCTCACACCCATGGCCCTGGCCAGGCAGGTGGAggtgctgaagcagcagctgctcagctcccacCTGGAGAAGGTGCTGGGCCCTGGTGCCGCCATTGACTTTGCTGACCCCGAGGGTGCCCTGGCCAA gcggctgctgcagcagctggaggtggcCAAGTGCAGCAAAGCGACCCCGGGGAAGGGCCCCGCCCGGGCCCCCACCCCCGCCGGCGATGCTGTCACCTTCGAGCTCTACTGGAGGCCGGAGCAGGACCAGTTTGCCCAGTCTGCCAAG gtgTCGGAGCTGGAGAAGCgtctggcacagctggaggcgGCCGTGAGGTGTGAGCCCGACAGCCAG AACCCACTGCTGGTGGGGCTGAAGGGCTCCAGCCTCATG gacacggtgcaggtgctgcaggcCAAGGTGAACATTCTGGATGTGGCTGTGCTGGACCAGGTGGAGGCTCGGCTGCAG AGCGTCCTGGGGAAGGTGAACGAGATCGCCAAGCACAAGGCCACGGTGCAGGACGCCGACACCCAGAGCAAG ATCCACCAGCTGTATGAGAcgctgcagagctgggatgctgTGGCCAGTGCCCTGCCCGACGTGGTGCAGCGCCTGGTGACCCTGCGGGACCTGCACGAGCAAG CCACCCAGTTCGGGCAGGTGCTGGTGCACCTGGACACGACGCAGCAGGAGATCGCGGGGGCTCTCAAGGACAATGCGGTGCTGTTGGCCGAG GTGCAGAAGACGATGAAGGACAACCTGGCCATCGTCGAGGACAACTTCGCCGACATCGATGCCCGCATCAAGCGGCTGCAGAAGTGA
- the DCTN2 gene encoding dynactin subunit 2 isoform X2, with product MADPKYADLPGIARNEPDVYETSDLPEDDQAEFEAELEELSSTSVEHLIINPNAAYEKFRDKRLGTEGVDFSDRIGRTRTTGYEAGEYEMLGEGLGAKETPQQRFQRLQHEVQELLRDVEQIQSSVKESGAEEELTPMALARQVEVLKQQLLSSHLEKVLGPGAAIDFADPEGALAKRLLQQLEVAKCSKATPGKGPARAPTPAGDAVTFELYWRPEQDQFAQSAKVSELEKRLAQLEAAVRCEPDSQNPLLVGLKGSSLMDTVQVLQAKVNILDVAVLDQVEARLQSVLGKVNEIAKHKATVQDADTQSKIHQLYETLQSWDAVASALPDVVQRLVTLRDLHEQATQFGQVLVHLDTTQQEIAGALKDNAVLLAEVQKTMKDNLAIVEDNFADIDARIKRLQK from the exons ATGGCCGACCCCAAGTACGCCGACCTGCCCGGCATC GCCCGGAACGAGCCCGACGTCTACGAGACCAGTGACCTGCCCGAGGATGACCAGGCTGAGTTCGAGGCG GAGCTG gaggagctgagcagcaccagcGTGGAGCACCTGATCATCAACCCCAACGCCGCCTACGAGAAGTTCCGGGACAAGCGCCTGGGCACCGAGGGTGTGG ATTTCTCTGACCGCATCGGCCGGACGAGGACGACGGGTTATGAGGCCGGAGAGTATGAGATG CTGGGTGAGGGTCTTGGTGCCAAGGAGACGCCGCAGCAGCGATTCCAGCGGTTGCAGCACgaggtgcaggagctgctccgggACGTGGAGCAGATCCAG AGCTCGGTGAAGGAGTCGGGGGCTGAGGAGGAGCTCACACCCATGGCCCTGGCCAGGCAGGTGGAggtgctgaagcagcagctgctcagctcccacCTGGAGAAGGTGCTGGGCCCTGGTGCCGCCATTGACTTTGCTGACCCCGAGGGTGCCCTGGCCAA gcggctgctgcagcagctggaggtggcCAAGTGCAGCAAAGCGACCCCGGGGAAGGGCCCCGCCCGGGCCCCCACCCCCGCCGGCGATGCTGTCACCTTCGAGCTCTACTGGAGGCCGGAGCAGGACCAGTTTGCCCAGTCTGCCAAG gtgTCGGAGCTGGAGAAGCgtctggcacagctggaggcgGCCGTGAGGTGTGAGCCCGACAGCCAG AACCCACTGCTGGTGGGGCTGAAGGGCTCCAGCCTCATG gacacggtgcaggtgctgcaggcCAAGGTGAACATTCTGGATGTGGCTGTGCTGGACCAGGTGGAGGCTCGGCTGCAG AGCGTCCTGGGGAAGGTGAACGAGATCGCCAAGCACAAGGCCACGGTGCAGGACGCCGACACCCAGAGCAAG ATCCACCAGCTGTATGAGAcgctgcagagctgggatgctgTGGCCAGTGCCCTGCCCGACGTGGTGCAGCGCCTGGTGACCCTGCGGGACCTGCACGAGCAAG CCACCCAGTTCGGGCAGGTGCTGGTGCACCTGGACACGACGCAGCAGGAGATCGCGGGGGCTCTCAAGGACAATGCGGTGCTGTTGGCCGAG GTGCAGAAGACGATGAAGGACAACCTGGCCATCGTCGAGGACAACTTCGCCGACATCGATGCCCGCATCAAGCGGCTGCAGAAGTGA
- the KIF5A gene encoding kinesin heavy chain, whose translation MAEPSSECSIKVLCRFRPLNQAEILRGDKFLPVFQGDDSVVVGGKPYVFDRVFPPNTTQEQVYHACAMQIVKDVLAGYNGTIFAYGQTSSGKTHTMEGKLHDPQQMGIIPRIARDIFNHIYSMDENLEFHIKVSYFEIYLDKIRDLLDMTKTNLSVHEDKNRVPYVKGCTERFVSSPEEILDVIDEGKSNRHVAVTNMNEHSSRSHSIFLIHIKQENVETEQKLSGKLYLVDLAGSEKVSKTGAEGAVLDEAKNINKSLSALGNVISALAEGTKAYVPYRDSKMTRILQDSLGGNCRTTMFICCSPSSYNDAETKSTLMFGQRAKTIKNTASVNLELTAEQWKKKFEKEKEKNKALRETLARLEAELSRWRSGEAVPETEQLNESETETGPGEGPGEGQGGAPEEPPLNDNSSSIVIHISDEERHKYEEEIRKLYKQLDDKDDEINQQSQIMEKLKQQMLDQEEVLAAARGGGEAARRELAALRAEHGAARAEVTEVLAALEELARSYDRKAQEAEDTGRHNRRLADELARTEATTLSLESELSRARELGGQQRRRAAEVLNGLLRDLSELSALVGSGDIKLPVEVSGAIEEEFAVARLYISKIKSEVKSVVKRCRQLENLQVECHRKLEVTGRELSSCQLLISQHEAKIRSLTEYAQSLELRKRHLEEAHDALGEELARLQAQEAAQGAARKQREQDESEDTDEVKAALELQLESQREAQHKQLARLRDEVNERQKTIDELRDQNQKLELELERLRAEHEALRAEERAKAARLQELTLLYERHEQSKQDLKGLEETVARELQTLHNLRKLFVQDVTTRVKKSAELEPEDSGGLHSQKQKISFLENNLEQLTKVHKQLVRDNADLRCELPKLEKRLRATAGRVQALEGALRAAKEGARLDKRRYQQEVERIREAVRARGARRGPGAHIAKPVRPGQVPSPTGLSYTNSLFQGYPGAGPLPGPHGLFASGPPTLSSSPPDSYQQLNVDNGNVTDINDNRSDLSCACEAEEAAKLFPLRQETAAS comes from the exons ATGGCCGAGCCCAGCTCCGAGTGCAGCATCAAGGTCCTGTGCCGGTTCCGGCCCCTCAACCAGGCCGAGATCCTGCGGGGGGACAAGTTCCTGCCCGTGTTCCAGGGGGACGACAGCGTCGTGGTAGGG GGCAAACCCTACGTCTTCGACCGCGTGTTCCCCCCGAACACCACGCAGGAGCAGGTGTACCACGCCTGTGCCATGCAGATCGTCAAGG ATGTGCTGGCCGGGTACAACGGGACCATCTTCGCCTATGGGCAGACGTCATCGGGCAAGACCCACACCATGGAG gGGAAGCTGCATGACCCCCAGCAGATGGGCATCATCCCCCGCATCGCCCGCGACATCTTCAACCACATCTACTCCATGGACGAGAACCTCGAGTTCCACATCAag GTGTCTTACTTTGAAATCTACCTGGACAAGATCCGGGACCTGCTGGACA TGACCAAGACGAACCTGTCCGTGCACGAGGACAAGAACCGCGTCCCCTACGTCAAG GGCTGCACCGAGCGCTTCGTGTCCAGCCCCGAGGAGATCCTGGATGTCATCGACGAGGGGAAATCCAACCGACACGTGGCTGTCACCA ACATGAACGAGCACAGCTCCCGCAGCCACAGCATCTTCCTCATCCACATCAAGCAGGAGAACGTGGAGACGGAGCAGAAGCTCAGCGGGAAACTCTACCTGGTGGACCTGGCGGGCAGCGAGAAG GTGAGCAAGACGGGGGCTGAGGGAGCCGTGTTGGACGAGGCCAAAAACATCAACAAATCCCTGTCGGCGCTGGGCAACGTCATCTCGGCCCTGGCCGAGGGCACG AAGGCGTACGTGCCCTATCGCGACAGCAAAATGACGCGGATCCTGCAGGACTCGCTGGGCGGCAACTGCCGCACCACCATGTTCATCTGCTGCTCCCCGTCCAGCTACAACGACGCCGAGACCAAATCCACGCTCATGTTCGGGCAGAG GGCCAAGACGATCAAGAACACGGCGTCGGTGAACCTGGAGCTCACGGCCGAGCAGTGGAAGAAGAAGTttgagaaggagaaggagaagaacaAAGCGCTGAGGGAAACCCTGGCGCGGCTGGAGGCGGAGCTGAGCCGCTGGCGGAGCG GGGAGGCCGTGCCCGAGACAGAGCAGCTGAACGAGTCCGAGACCGAGACGGGGCCAGGCGAGGGGCCAGGGGAGGGCCAAGGGGGGGCCCCCGAGGAGCCCCCCCTGAACGACAACAGCTCCTCCATCGTCATCCACATCTCGGACGAGGAGCGCCACAAGTACGAGGAGGAGATCCGCAAGCTCTACAAGCAGCTGGATGACAAG gATGACGAGATCAACCAGCAGAGCCAGATCATGGAGAAGCTCAAGCAGCAGATGCTGGACCAGGAGGAG gtgctggcagcggcgcggggcgggggggaggcGGCGCGCCGGGAGCTGGCGGCGCTGAGGGCCGAGCACGGCGCGGCGCGGGCCGAGGTCACTGAGGTGCTGGCGGCGCTGGAGGAGCTGGCACGGAGCTACGACCGCAAGGCCCAGGAGGCCGAGGACACCGGGCGCCACAACCGCCGGCTCGCCGACGAGCTGGCCCGCACCGAG GCCACCACGCTGTCGCTGGAGTCGGAGCTGTCGCGGGCACGGGAGCTCGGGGGGCAGCAGCGGCGCCGCGCCGCCGAGGTGCTCAACGGGCTCCTGCGGGACCTGAGCGAGCTGAGCGCCCTCGTGGGCAGCGGCGACATCAAACTG CCCGTGGAGGTGAGCGGGGCCATCGAGGAGGAGTTCGCGGTTGCCCGGCTCTACATCAGCAAGATCAAGTCGGAGGTGAAGTCGGTGGTGAAGCGCTGCCGGCAGCTGGAGAACCTGCAGGTCGAGTGCCACCGCAAGCTGGAGGTGACGGGGCGCGAGTTgtcctcctgccagctcctcatCTCCCAG CACGAGGCGAAGATCCGCTCGCTGACCGAGTACGcgcagagcctggagctgcgCAAGCGGCACCTGGAGGAGGCGCACGACGCGCTCGGGGAGGAGCTGGCGCGGCTGCAGGCGCAGG AGGCCGCGCAGGGGGCAGCTCGGAAGCAGCGGGAGCAGGATGAGAGCGAGGACACGGACGAGGTCAAG GCGgcgctggagctgcagctcgAGAGCCAGCGCGAGGCCCAGCACAAGCAGCTGGCGCGGCTGCGGGACGAGGTCAACGAGCGGCAGAAAACCATTGACGAGCTGCGGGA CCAGAACCagaagctggagctggagctggagcggCTGCGGGCGGAGCACGAGGCGCTGCGGGCGGAGGAGCGGGCCAAGGCCGCGCGGCTGCAGGAGCTCAC GCTCCTCTACGAGCGCCACGAGCAGTCCAAGCAGGACCTCAAGGGGCTGGAGGAGACCGTG GCCCGTGAACTCCAGACCCTCCACAACCTGCGCAAGCTGTTTGTTCAAGACGTCACGACTCGAGTCAAGaaa AGCGCAGAGCTGGAACCCGAGGACAGTGGGGGGCTCCACTCCCAGAAGCAGAAGATTTCCTTTCTTGAGAACAACCTGGAGCAGCTTACAAAGGTTCACAAACAG CTGGTCCGTGACAATGCAGATCTGCGCTGTGAGCTTCCGAAGCTGGAGAAGCGGCTGCGCGCTACGGCTGGGCGTGTgcaggccctggaaggggcgCTGAGGGCGGCCAAGGAGGGGGCGCGGCTGGACAAGCGCCGGTACCAGCAGGAGGTGGAGCGGATCCGCGAGGCCGTGCGGGCccggggggcgcggcgggggcccGGCGCCCACATCG CCAAGCCGGTGCGGCCGGGGCAGGTGCCGTCGCCCACCGGGCTGAGCTACACcaacagcctgttccaggggTACCCCGGGGCGGgccccctgcccggcccccACGGCCT CTTTGCCAGCGGCCCCCCCACGCTGTCCAGCAGCCCCCCGGACTCCTACCAGCAGCTCAACGTGGATAACG GGAACGTGACAGACATCAACGACAACAG GAGTGACCTGTCCTGCGCCTGCGAGGCCGAGGAGGCGGCCAAGCTCTTCCCCCTGCGCCAGGAGACGGCGGCCAGTTAA
- the PIP4K2C gene encoding phosphatidylinositol 5-phosphate 4-kinase type-2 gamma, translating to MLLPDDFKASSKIKVNNHLFNRENLPSHFKFKEYCPQVFRNLRERFGVDDQDYQVSLTRSPPRWVGSGHRLLLSADRTLVLKELSSEDVADVHGLLSHYHQYVVQCHGQTLLPRFLGMYRVSVDSEDTYLLVMRNLFSHRLPVHRKYDLKGSLVDREASDKEKGKELPTLKDVDFLNKNEKVFVEEEQQREFMDKLKRDVEFLVQQKLMDYSLLLGIHEVDRGEQEEEEELEEEEPGGGDEGGLGGPYGTSPEGLGGLLNSYRPLGPGEFDPCVDVYALRGAEGAPRREVYFMGLIDVLTQYDARKKAAHAAKTVKHGAGAEISTVHPEQYAKRFLDFITNIFA from the exons ATGTTGCTGCCCGACGACTTCAAAGCCAGCTCCAAAATCAAGGTCAACAACCACCTGTTCAACAG GGAGAACCTGCCCAGCCACTTCAAGTTCAAGGAATACTGTCCCCAGGTGTTCCGCAACCTGCGCGAGCGCTTCGGCGTTGACGACCAGGACTACCAG gtgtccctgacGCGGAGCCCCCCGCGCTGGGTGGGCAGCGGCCACCGCCTGCTGCTCTCGGCCGACCGGACGCTGGTGCTGAAGGAGCTCTCGAGCGAGGACGTGGCCGATGTCCACGGGCTGCTGTCCCACTACCACCAG TACGTGGTGCAGTGCCACGGGCAGACGCTGCTGCCGCGGTTCCTGGGCATGTACCGGGTGAGCGTGGACAGCGAGGACACCTACCTGCTGGTCATGAGGAACCTGTTCAGCCACCGCCTGCCTGTGCACAGGAAGTACGACCTGAAG ggctCCCTCGTGGACCGAGAGGCCAGTGACAAGGAGAAG GGCAAGGAGCTGCCCACATTGAAGGACGTGGATTTCCTCAACAAGAACGAGAAGGTGTTcgtggaggaggagcagcagcgcGAGTTCATGGACAAGCTCAAGCGGGACGTGGAG TTCCTGGTGCAGCAGAAGCTGATGGACTACAGCCTGCTCCTGGGCATCCACGAGGTGGACCGGGgcgagcaggaggaggaggaggagctggaggaagaggagcctgGAGGAGGCGACgagggggggctggggggccccTATGGCACCTCCCCGGAGGGCCTGGGGGGGCTCCTCAACTCCTACCGGCCCCTGGGGCCCGGCGAGTTCGACCCCTGCGTGGACGTGTACGCCTTGCGCGGGGCCGAGG gagccccccgGCGCGAGGTTTATTTCATGGGGCTCATCGATGTTCTCACCCAGTACGACGCCCGCAAGAAGGCGGCGCACGCGGCCAAGACCGTCAAACACGGG GCCGGAGCCGAGATCTCCACGGTGCACCCCGAGCAATACGCCAAGCGCTTCCTCGACTTCATCACCAACATCTTCGCCTGA